GTCGACGCTATCGGTTACTTTCTGCCTAGCGAAATTAGTGATGTGACCGAAGAAAATAACGCTGCATATATTCGGCTAGATTTCGCTTCGGATCTGTTTGGAATGCGCTTTTCCGGTAATGTTGGTGCGCGTTACTTCAAAGTCAAAGTGAAATCTGGTGGTTTTGTTACTTTTCCTGATTTGCAGCCTGACCCAAATAACCCGAATGACTCTAATAATTATTGGGACCCGAATGACGGTTTTGATCAGCTTGGATTCGGAAACAACTATACGGAATTTTCCATTGCTGAAAACGAATATGATGATGTACTGCCGAGCTTAAACCTGAAATTAGAGATTCTGCCCGATTTAATTGGTCGTTTCGCTGTTTCTAAGGCAGTCGCCATGCCCGATATTGGTCAGTTGCGAAATTACCTGACCATCGACGCCAACAACACTACCACTACCTATGGCGAGGGTGATCAAAATGATCAGTTGGGTGGTTTACCTGTTCTTAATAAGACTATGGAAGGCTACAAAGCAAGTGCTGGTAACCCTTACTTGGCGCCGATGGAATCGATCCAGTATGACCTATCGACCGAGTGGTATTTTGCTGATGTAGGTTCTTTAACGGGTACCCTGTTTTACAAGGATTTGAGTAACTTCTTTGTTGACGGTGCGTTTCCCCGCCAGGTAACCAATAGCTCTACTGGTGTGACTCAAACGGTTAACGTCGATGGCCCAATTAACTCAGAAAATGGCACTATGTCGGGTTTTGAGCTTGCCTACCAGCAATTTTACGACTTTTTACCTTCTCCATGGGATGGGTTAGGTTCTCAAATAAACTACACCTACATTGACGCCAAGAGTGTCCCTAATCCTGGTTTGGCTGGCGATCCATCTACAGTGCCATCTGATCAGGAGCGAGAGGATCGAATAGCTGATGAAGTTGCGTATAACGGTGATCTTGCCGGCGCTAGCTTGCCACTGGAGTCTCAATCTCGACATACTGCTAACATTGTCGGTATGTTTGAAAAAGGCGACTGGAATTTTCGTATTGCTTACAATTGGCGTTCGCGCTACCTGGTAACTTCGAGAGATGTAATTTCTCCTAATCGGCCGATTTGGGCTGCTGATTCAGGGTACCTGGATTCATCGCTTTTCTACAAAATTACCGATCAGATTGAAATCGGTATTCAGGGGACTAACCTGACAAATACTGTTACCAAAACCGAAATGCAAATCGATGCAGACGGGAATACACAAGGCCGCTCGTGGTTTACCAATGATCGTCGCTACGCGCTTATCGTACGTGGAAATTTCTAAACCAAAACCTTTTTAAAATGTAAAAAACGCGCCCAATGGGCGCGTTTTTTATTTGAGGCATAGCATTTGGATTTATCCCCTGAGCCATTGGTAGAATAGTGGCTGCACACTTCTGGAGCGGTACATAACAGCCTATAGAGCTGTTGCAGGTGAAAGATTATGCAGAACAAACCAATCTCAAAAATCGTAATCGTCGGCGGTGGCACTGCCGGTTGGATGACCGCGGCAGCGCTGGCGAACTTCATCGATACCTCTCAAACTCAGATCACCTTAATCGAATCCGATCAAATCGGTACTGTGGGTGTCGGAGAAGCGACTCTACCGCACCTGCGATATTTTAATCAGGTGCTGGGCATTGACGAACAGGACTTCCTCCGGGCAACTAATGCCACCTACAAATTGGGCATCGAGTTTATCGATTGGGGAAATATTGGTGAAAGTTATATTCATCCCTTTGGTGACTATGGTGTGCCGGTCGCAGATATCCCGTTTCACCAATTCTGGTGTGCATTAACGCAAGGTGGTTATAAACACTCTATCAACGAATTCTCGGTGCCTGTGGTTGCCGCTTATCAGAACAAATTTGATTACCCCGCTCGGGACGTTACATCTTTATTGGCAACCTATGGTTACGCTTTCCATTTAGACGCATCGCTCTATGCAAAATATCTGCGTAACTACGCCGAAGCTAAAAATGTGTTGCGTATCGAAGGGCGAATTAACAGTGTGGAATGCGATGGCAGCGGTGCTATTAGCACCTTACATCTAGAGGATGCTCCGTCGCTCAGCGGTGATTTATTCATTGATTGCTCGGGATTTCGATCACTGTTGTTGGGAGAAACACTGGGGGTTAATTTCGACGATTGGAGCGAATGGCTGCGTTGTGATCGTGCGGTGGCACTACCTTGCGGTGGTGATGAGCAGCCATTACCGTACACAAAAGCGCGTGCGCATCGAAGTGGTTGGCAGTGGCGAATTCCGTTACAACACCGCACTGGCAATGGTCACGTTTACTGTTCCGATTTTATCAGTGATGACGAAGCCTTGTCCGTTTTGAAAAGTAATTTAGATGGCGAGCCATTAGCTGAGCCCAATTTTCTGAAATTCAAAGCTGGGCATCGCGTGAAGTGCTGGGAAAAGAACTGTATTGCGGTAGGTCTGGCCGCAGGCTTTTTGGAACCGTTGGAATCCACCAGTATCTACCTGATTCAGGTGGCGATTACCAAGCTGTTAGAACTGTTTCCCAGGCGAGATTTCAACGCGAGTGTGGTCGACGAGTTTAATTCGCAGGTTAATTTAGCCTTCGAGAGGGTTAGGGATTTTCTGATTCTGCACTATCATGCTACCCAGCGCGATGATTCAGATTTCTGGAACTACTGTCGAACCATGCCGATTCCCGAAGAATTGCAACACAAAATGACGCTATTTAAAAAACGGGGTTTTGTTGTGCAATATGACGATGGTATTTTTTTGGAGCCGAGCTGGGTTGCCGTGTACCTGGGTCAGAATATTGTACCTGCACACTATGATGCTCGCGTCGATAATTTCGATTTATCACTGATTCGCAATGAGTGCGACAAATTACAGCAGCGAATTCTGACTGCGGTAAATACCATGCCCATGCACGGCGAAGTATTGCAAAAGCATTTAAAACATTCTGCTGAACAACCCGCGCCACCAGCCAGCTTCAACTTGTATGGGAGAAACAGCTGATGTCAATTTCTCTTGCGGTGGTCGGCGATAGCGTTGAAGCATGGTTGTTGGCTTATGGTTTTGCTTTAAAGCTGCAACCGCAAAATAAAAAATCAGAAAAATCGCCGATTACCGTGCTTCAAAAACCATTGCCTGATGTGGCAACCCTGCATCTGTCACCCGACGATTTATTACTTTTTGAGGAGTTGGGTGTTTCTGAACGTGATTTGATACGTGAATGTAACGGCCAATTTTCGCTGGGTTACAATTACGTATTAAACGATGATAAACGTTACGGTAATTTTTTTTGTTGGGGTAGCTATGGTTTTAAACACGGCAGCCTGAGCTTTCATCAGCTTTGGGC
The Alteromonadaceae bacterium 2753L.S.0a.02 DNA segment above includes these coding regions:
- a CDS encoding tryptophan halogenase encodes the protein MQNKPISKIVIVGGGTAGWMTAAALANFIDTSQTQITLIESDQIGTVGVGEATLPHLRYFNQVLGIDEQDFLRATNATYKLGIEFIDWGNIGESYIHPFGDYGVPVADIPFHQFWCALTQGGYKHSINEFSVPVVAAYQNKFDYPARDVTSLLATYGYAFHLDASLYAKYLRNYAEAKNVLRIEGRINSVECDGSGAISTLHLEDAPSLSGDLFIDCSGFRSLLLGETLGVNFDDWSEWLRCDRAVALPCGGDEQPLPYTKARAHRSGWQWRIPLQHRTGNGHVYCSDFISDDEALSVLKSNLDGEPLAEPNFLKFKAGHRVKCWEKNCIAVGLAAGFLEPLESTSIYLIQVAITKLLELFPRRDFNASVVDEFNSQVNLAFERVRDFLILHYHATQRDDSDFWNYCRTMPIPEELQHKMTLFKKRGFVVQYDDGIFLEPSWVAVYLGQNIVPAHYDARVDNFDLSLIRNECDKLQQRILTAVNTMPMHGEVLQKHLKHSAEQPAPPASFNLYGRNS